A window of Apium graveolens cultivar Ventura chromosome 8, ASM990537v1, whole genome shotgun sequence contains these coding sequences:
- the LOC141679679 gene encoding uncharacterized protein LOC141679679, which yields MTFKTFQNVNPPAFHDNTKTVYAAYFLKGEAIYWWDSVKSLEEVQPVTWTRFKELFLEKYYLRYIQKQMEMKFLELKQGSMKVLEYEKKFTELSRFVTKYVNTDEEKAQRFQQGLEYWIRDRVSMFEIGTYAGVVQKAALIESNGAQSRKERDVKKRKVFHQKDRAELRYQQDRNMKRIEFQKGWNA from the coding sequence AtgactttcaaaacttttcagaatgtgaacccTCCAGCTTTTCATGATAACACTAAGACCGTTTATGCCGCGTATTTCTTGAAAGGGGAAGCAatttattggtgggattcagtcaAATCTTTGGAAGAAGTTCAACCAGTTACTTGGACTAGGTTCAAGGAGTTATTCTTGGAAAAGTATTACCTCCGGTATATTCAGAAACAGATGGAGATGAAATTCCTGGAATTGAAACAAGGAAGTATGAAAGtcttggaatatgagaagaagtttactgaATTGTCAAGATTTGTGACTAAGTATGTGAACACTGATGAAGAGAAGGCTCAAAGGTTTCAACAAGGGCTCGAATATTGGATTCGAGATAGAGTGTCGATGTTTGAGATTGGTACCTATGCTGGGGTAGTTCAGAAGGCAGCATTGATTGAAAGTAATGGAGCGCAATCCAGAAAGGAAAGAGATGTTAAGAAGAGGAAAGTGTTTCATCAGAAAGATAGGGCAGAATTAAGGTACCAGCAAGATAGAAACATGAAGAGAATTGAATTCCAGAAAGGATGGAATGCATAA